A portion of the Staphylococcus felis genome contains these proteins:
- a CDS encoding 50S ribosomal protein L25/general stress protein Ctc has product MTSLKSIIRQGKQTRGDLRKIREAGKVPAVVYGYGTKNVSVKVDEVEFIKVIREVGRNGVIQLGVGSKEIKVMVSDYQFDPLKNQITHIDFLAINMSEERTVEVPVHLIGEAPGAKEGGVVEQPIFDLEITATPDNIPEYLEVDISGLEIGDSISVSEIKVSGDFTIENNPEDAVASVVAPTEEPTEEEIAEMEGETQTEEPEVVGEEADKEEKEEE; this is encoded by the coding sequence ATGACTTCATTAAAGTCTATTATTCGTCAAGGTAAACAAACACGCGGAGATTTACGTAAAATCCGTGAAGCAGGTAAAGTACCTGCAGTAGTATACGGTTATGGTACAAAAAACGTATCAGTTAAAGTCGATGAAGTAGAATTCATCAAAGTGATTCGTGAAGTTGGCCGTAACGGGGTTATTCAATTAGGCGTAGGTTCTAAAGAAATTAAAGTCATGGTTTCTGACTACCAATTCGATCCATTGAAAAACCAAATTACACACATCGACTTTTTAGCTATCAACATGAGCGAAGAGCGTACTGTTGAAGTACCAGTTCACTTAATTGGTGAAGCGCCTGGTGCTAAAGAAGGTGGCGTAGTTGAACAACCAATTTTCGACTTAGAAATTACTGCAACACCAGACAACATTCCTGAATATCTTGAAGTAGATATCAGTGGATTAGAAATTGGTGACAGTATTTCAGTGAGCGAAATTAAAGTTTCTGGAGATTTCACAATCGAAAATAACCCAGAAGATGCTGTTGCTTCAGTTGTAGCACCAACAGAAGAACCAACAGAAGAAGAAATCGCTGAAATGGAAGGCGAAACTCAAACGGAAGAGCCAGAAGTTGTAGGCGAAGAAGCTGACAAAGAAGAAAAAGAAGAAGAATAA
- a CDS encoding ribose-phosphate diphosphokinase translates to MLNTEYKNSSMKIFSLKGNEPLAQEVAEHVGVELGKCTVKRFSDGEIQINIEESIRGCDVFIIQPTSNPVNVHLMELLIMIDACKRASAANISIVVPYYGYARQDRKARSREPITAKLVADLFETAGAHRMIALDLHAPQIQGFFNIPIDHLMGVPILAEYFLNNKDIDPEQCVVVSPDHGGVTRARKLADILKTPIAIIDKRRPKPNVAEVMNIVGEIEGRTAIIIDDIIDTAGTITLAAQALKDKGATEVYACCTHPVLSGPAKERIENSAIKELIVTNSIQLKEDQKPSNIKELTVAELLAQAIVRVYERESVSVLFD, encoded by the coding sequence ATGTTAAACACCGAATATAAAAATTCGTCTATGAAAATTTTCTCGTTGAAAGGTAATGAGCCACTTGCACAAGAAGTTGCTGAACATGTGGGCGTAGAATTAGGTAAATGTACTGTTAAACGCTTTAGTGACGGTGAAATTCAAATCAATATCGAGGAAAGTATTCGTGGTTGTGATGTGTTTATTATTCAACCGACTTCAAATCCAGTAAACGTACACTTAATGGAATTGTTAATTATGATAGATGCGTGTAAGCGTGCTTCAGCGGCTAATATTTCAATAGTTGTGCCATACTATGGATACGCGCGACAAGATCGTAAAGCACGTAGCCGTGAACCTATCACAGCTAAATTAGTAGCAGATTTATTTGAAACAGCTGGTGCCCATCGTATGATTGCGTTAGATTTACATGCACCGCAAATCCAAGGCTTCTTTAATATTCCGATTGACCATTTAATGGGTGTGCCTATCTTAGCAGAGTACTTCTTAAACAATAAAGATATTGACCCCGAGCAATGTGTTGTTGTTTCGCCAGACCACGGCGGTGTTACAAGAGCGCGTAAGCTAGCGGATATTTTAAAAACACCAATCGCGATTATTGATAAGCGTCGTCCGAAGCCTAATGTAGCTGAAGTCATGAATATTGTAGGTGAGATTGAAGGGCGTACAGCGATTATTATTGATGATATTATTGATACGGCTGGTACGATTACATTAGCAGCACAAGCTTTAAAAGATAAAGGTGCGACAGAAGTTTATGCATGTTGTACACACCCAGTTTTATCTGGTCCAGCTAAAGAGCGTATCGAAAATTCAGCGATTAAAGAATTAATTGTGACAAATTCAATTCAGCTTAAAGAAGATCAAAAACCAAGTAATATTAAAGAGTTAACAGTAGCTGAACTATTAGCACAAGCCATTGTTCGTGTATATGAAAGAGAATCAGTAAGTGTATTATTTGATTAA
- the glmU gene encoding bifunctional UDP-N-acetylglucosamine diphosphorylase/glucosamine-1-phosphate N-acetyltransferase GlmU, with the protein MQKHAIVLAAGKGTRMKSKKYKVLHEVLGKPMIAHVIDQVRHSGVDELVTIVGHGADSVKEALGETSKYSFQEEQLGTAHAVKQASEHLAQKKGITLVVCGDTPLITGETLSKLIEHHEREKAVATVLSATTQTPFGYGRIVRSDQNELVEIVEEKDANDSQKAITEISSGIFAFDNQTLFTLLEKVDNNNAQGEYYLPQVLTLIKAQKGKLAIYHTDDFDEIMGVNDRVALSQAEKKYRQRINEYHMKNGVTLIDPETTYIGVDVIIGQDTTIEQGVKLTGQTQIGDDTVIGQYSEIHNSQIGDAVHIRQSVVTDAHVSSKVKVGPFAQLRPGADLGEGSKVGNFVEIKKSQIENGAKVPHLSYIGDAQIGARTNVGGGTITVNYDGVNKFKTTIGQDAFIGCNTNLIAPVTIGDGAMIAAGSSITDDVPESSLALARARQVTKEGYLNQNNSK; encoded by the coding sequence ATGCAAAAACATGCAATTGTTTTAGCAGCGGGAAAAGGCACAAGAATGAAATCGAAAAAGTATAAGGTGTTACATGAAGTGTTAGGTAAGCCAATGATTGCGCATGTTATTGATCAAGTCCGTCATTCGGGCGTTGATGAACTTGTAACCATTGTTGGTCATGGTGCAGATAGCGTCAAAGAAGCACTGGGTGAAACATCAAAGTATAGTTTTCAAGAAGAACAGCTTGGTACAGCACACGCTGTTAAGCAAGCATCTGAACATTTAGCACAAAAAAAAGGAATTACGCTCGTAGTATGTGGAGATACACCACTTATTACGGGTGAGACTTTGTCGAAGTTAATCGAACATCACGAACGTGAAAAAGCTGTTGCAACGGTATTATCAGCCACGACACAAACACCTTTTGGTTATGGGCGTATTGTTCGTAGTGATCAAAATGAGCTTGTTGAAATTGTAGAAGAAAAAGATGCAAATGATTCGCAAAAAGCAATTACAGAGATTAGCTCAGGCATCTTTGCATTTGATAATCAAACCCTGTTTACATTGTTAGAAAAAGTCGATAACAATAATGCACAAGGCGAATACTATTTACCTCAAGTGCTTACATTAATCAAAGCTCAAAAAGGCAAACTAGCGATATACCATACAGATGATTTTGATGAGATTATGGGTGTAAATGATCGTGTAGCATTAAGCCAAGCCGAGAAAAAATATCGTCAACGTATTAATGAATACCATATGAAAAATGGTGTTACATTAATCGATCCTGAAACAACTTACATCGGTGTTGATGTTATCATTGGACAAGATACAACTATCGAACAAGGGGTAAAGTTGACAGGCCAAACGCAAATTGGTGACGACACTGTTATTGGACAATATTCAGAAATTCATAATAGTCAAATTGGTGATGCGGTGCATATTCGACAATCGGTAGTAACGGATGCGCACGTCAGCTCAAAAGTTAAAGTTGGTCCATTTGCACAACTTAGACCAGGTGCTGATTTAGGTGAAGGTTCAAAAGTCGGTAACTTCGTCGAAATTAAAAAATCTCAAATTGAAAACGGTGCGAAAGTCCCACATTTAAGTTATATTGGTGACGCTCAAATTGGTGCACGTACAAATGTAGGTGGAGGTACAATCACGGTTAATTATGATGGTGTCAATAAGTTTAAAACGACGATTGGTCAAGACGCTTTCATCGGATGCAATACAAACCTCATCGCACCTGTAACAATAGGTGATGGTGCGATGATTGCTGCGGGATCATCAATTACAGATGATGTGCCTGAATCAAGCTTAGCACTGGCACGTGCAAGACAAGTCACTAAAGAAGGATATTTAAATCAAAACAATTCTAAATAA
- the spoVG gene encoding septation regulator SpoVG, whose amino-acid sequence MKVTDVRLRKIQTDGRMKALVSITLEEAFVIHDLRVIEGNSGLFVAMPSKRTPDGEFRDIAHPINSEMRQEIQDAVMKVYEETDEVFVPNNQDNTEASATTDEEA is encoded by the coding sequence ATGAAAGTGACAGATGTCAGACTAAGAAAAATACAAACTGATGGTAGAATGAAGGCTTTAGTATCAATTACACTTGAGGAAGCATTCGTCATCCATGACTTACGTGTAATTGAAGGGAATTCAGGCCTGTTTGTCGCAATGCCTAGCAAACGTACACCAGATGGTGAATTCCGTGACATTGCGCATCCAATCAATTCTGAAATGAGACAAGAAATACAGGATGCAGTAATGAAAGTATATGAAGAAACTGATGAAGTATTTGTACCAAACAATCAAGACAATACAGAAGCTTCAGCAACAACTGATGAAGAAGCTTAA
- a CDS encoding RidA family protein → MKVINTNKAPEALGPYSHATVVNGLVYTSGQIPLNLDGDIVSEDVQEQTKQVLENLKEVLDAAGSDLQHVVKALIFLSDMENFQKVNEVYGSYFDTHKPARSAVEVARLPKDVKVEIELIAEVKNV, encoded by the coding sequence ATGAAAGTAATTAACACAAACAAAGCGCCTGAAGCATTAGGGCCATACTCACATGCAACAGTGGTGAATGGTCTCGTTTATACATCAGGTCAAATACCATTAAATCTAGATGGTGACATTGTAAGTGAAGATGTGCAAGAGCAAACTAAACAAGTACTTGAAAATTTAAAAGAAGTACTTGATGCAGCAGGATCAGACTTGCAACATGTCGTAAAAGCGTTAATTTTCCTTTCAGATATGGAAAATTTTCAAAAAGTGAATGAAGTTTATGGTTCATATTTTGATACTCATAAACCAGCCAGAAGTGCTGTAGAAGTTGCACGTTTACCAAAAGATGTTAAAGTTGAAATAGAACTTATTGCTGAAGTCAAAAATGTATAA
- the purR gene encoding pur operon repressor encodes MRYKRSERIVFMTQYLISNPNKLVPLTYFVDKFKQAKSSISEDVQIIKETFLKEQLGTIETVAGASGGVKYRPQMQKEEAVAVVNEVISLLQEKERLLPGGYLFLSDLVGNPRLLNKVGRLIATIYMKEELDAIVTIATKGISLANAVASVLNLPVVVIRKDNKVTEGSTVSINYVSGSTRKIETMVLSKRTLKEHSNVLIVDDFMRAGGSINGVMNLMNEFKAHVKGVSVLVESKEVKQRLIEDYTSLVRLSDVDEYNQEFKVEEGNSLSKF; translated from the coding sequence GTGAGATATAAAAGAAGTGAAAGAATCGTTTTTATGACCCAGTATTTAATTAGCAATCCCAACAAACTTGTGCCCCTCACTTATTTTGTAGATAAGTTTAAGCAGGCTAAGTCATCAATTAGCGAAGATGTTCAAATTATTAAAGAAACATTCCTAAAAGAACAACTCGGAACAATTGAAACTGTTGCTGGCGCAAGTGGAGGCGTGAAATATAGGCCTCAGATGCAAAAAGAAGAAGCGGTGGCTGTTGTCAATGAAGTCATCTCATTGCTGCAAGAGAAAGAGCGTTTGCTTCCAGGAGGCTATTTGTTTTTATCCGATTTAGTCGGAAATCCGAGATTACTGAATAAAGTAGGACGATTGATTGCAACGATTTATATGAAAGAAGAGTTAGACGCAATCGTAACGATAGCGACTAAGGGCATTTCTCTTGCCAATGCAGTGGCAAGCGTTTTAAACTTACCAGTAGTTGTAATACGTAAAGACAATAAAGTAACGGAAGGTTCAACCGTTTCAATTAACTATGTCTCTGGTTCTACAAGGAAGATTGAGACGATGGTCTTATCCAAACGTACGCTTAAAGAACATTCAAACGTACTGATTGTTGATGATTTCATGCGTGCAGGTGGTTCAATTAATGGTGTAATGAATCTCATGAATGAGTTTAAAGCGCATGTAAAAGGGGTATCAGTACTTGTAGAATCAAAAGAAGTCAAACAAAGGCTGATTGAGGATTATACTTCCTTAGTACGTTTATCTGACGTAGATGAATATAATCAGGAATTCAAAGTTGAAGAAGGCAATAGTTTATCTAAATTTTAA
- the ispE gene encoding 4-(cytidine 5'-diphospho)-2-C-methyl-D-erythritol kinase codes for MIYETAPAKINLTLDTLYKRDDGYHEVEMIMTTIDLNDRLSFEKRQDDKIVLHVDETFIPSDERNLAYRAALLMKETYDIQQGVTITLDKNIPVAAGLAGGSSDAAATMRGMNRLFGLNISLEELSDLSAAIGSDIPFCVYGTTAICRGRGEVIELLPKPPSSWVVIAKPDAGLSTPEIYGHLDLSKPYEVRTKQCLEAIEAGDYDLMCQSLSNRLEPVSMALQKDIEKLKVNMINNGADGALMSGSGPTVYGLAHKERQARHIYNAVSGCCNDVYVVRTLG; via the coding sequence ATGATTTATGAAACGGCGCCAGCTAAAATCAATTTAACATTAGATACCCTTTATAAAAGAGATGATGGCTATCATGAAGTTGAAATGATCATGACCACAATTGATTTAAATGATCGTTTATCTTTTGAAAAACGTCAAGATGATAAGATTGTTTTGCATGTTGATGAAACATTCATTCCCTCAGATGAAAGGAACTTAGCTTATCGTGCAGCATTATTGATGAAAGAAACATATGACATTCAACAAGGTGTCACGATTACATTGGATAAAAATATTCCAGTTGCAGCTGGACTCGCAGGGGGATCAAGTGATGCAGCGGCTACAATGAGAGGGATGAATCGATTATTCGGGTTGAATATCTCATTAGAAGAGTTGAGTGATTTATCAGCAGCAATCGGATCGGATATCCCATTTTGTGTATATGGTACAACGGCAATATGTCGTGGGCGCGGAGAAGTGATTGAATTACTACCAAAACCACCTTCTTCATGGGTTGTTATTGCAAAACCTGATGCAGGATTATCAACGCCAGAGATTTATGGTCATTTAGATTTGTCAAAACCATATGAAGTACGCACTAAACAATGTCTAGAAGCTATAGAAGCAGGTGACTATGACTTGATGTGCCAAAGTTTATCAAACCGCTTAGAACCGGTATCTATGGCTTTACAAAAAGATATTGAAAAGCTAAAAGTAAACATGATCAATAATGGAGCAGATGGGGCGCTGATGAGCGGTAGTGGCCCGACTGTCTATGGATTAGCGCATAAAGAACGTCAGGCGCGTCATATTTATAATGCTGTCAGTGGTTGTTGTAATGATGTTTACGTTGTAAGAACGTTAGGATAA
- a CDS encoding Veg family protein, with amino-acid sequence MPKSIVDIKNRLDCQLGNRIVLKANGGRKKTIERCGVLAETYPSVFIVELDSDKHNFERVSYTYTDVLTENVHVLFVDDERQLEVTAQ; translated from the coding sequence ATGCCAAAATCTATTGTAGACATCAAAAATCGTCTTGATTGTCAGTTAGGAAATCGTATTGTACTTAAGGCTAACGGAGGACGCAAAAAAACAATAGAACGTTGCGGAGTGCTAGCTGAAACATATCCGTCAGTGTTCATTGTTGAGCTTGACTCAGATAAACATAATTTTGAACGCGTATCATATACGTATACGGATGTACTGACAGAAAATGTACACGTATTATTTGTAGATGATGAACGTCAACTAGAAGTGACTGCACAATAA
- the rsmA gene encoding 16S rRNA (adenine(1518)-N(6)/adenine(1519)-N(6))-dimethyltransferase RsmA encodes MHEKDIATPSRTRALLEEHGFSFKKSLGQNFLIDVNIINKIIEASGIDQNTGVIEVGPGMGSLTEQLAKHAKSVVAFEIDQRLIPVLTETLSPYDNVTVINEDILKADVSQAIKRHLSGCDQILVVANLPYYITTPILLTLLEEHLNIDGYVVMMQKEVGERLNADVGTKAYGSLSIVAKYYTETSKVTTVPKTVFMPPPNVDSIVIKLMRRSEPLVAIDNEKEFFKMTKGAFSQRRKTILNNYQNLFIEGKQHKEYIIKWLESAEINPKRRGETLSIHEYARLYNELKNFPKLTL; translated from the coding sequence ATGCATGAAAAAGATATAGCTACACCATCAAGAACACGTGCGTTACTTGAAGAACATGGTTTTAGTTTTAAGAAGAGCTTAGGGCAAAACTTTTTAATAGATGTCAATATCATTAACAAAATTATTGAAGCGAGCGGAATTGATCAAAATACAGGTGTTATCGAAGTCGGACCAGGCATGGGTTCGCTTACAGAGCAACTTGCCAAGCATGCTAAAAGTGTGGTTGCTTTTGAGATTGATCAACGTCTAATACCTGTATTAACTGAGACATTATCGCCTTATGATAATGTCACTGTCATCAACGAAGATATTTTAAAAGCGGACGTATCCCAAGCGATTAAGCGACATTTAAGTGGGTGTGATCAAATTTTAGTAGTAGCTAATTTGCCATACTATATCACGACACCCATTCTTCTAACTTTATTAGAAGAACATTTAAATATTGATGGTTATGTTGTGATGATGCAAAAAGAAGTTGGAGAACGCTTGAATGCTGATGTGGGTACTAAGGCATATGGTTCACTCTCAATCGTAGCAAAATATTACACCGAAACATCTAAGGTGACAACCGTTCCGAAAACTGTGTTTATGCCTCCACCCAATGTGGATTCAATTGTGATAAAACTCATGAGAAGAAGCGAACCACTTGTTGCCATTGATAACGAAAAGGAATTTTTCAAAATGACGAAAGGTGCATTTAGCCAACGTCGAAAAACAATATTAAATAATTATCAAAATTTATTTATAGAGGGTAAGCAGCATAAAGAATATATAATTAAATGGTTAGAAAGTGCTGAAATTAACCCTAAAAGACGTGGGGAAACGCTGTCAATACACGAATATGCACGATTATATAATGAATTGAAAAATTTCCCGAAATTGACATTATAA
- the rnmV gene encoding ribonuclease M5, translating into MKINEFIVVEGRDDTERVKRAVSCETIETNGSAIDESIIEVIRQAQETRGVIVLTDPDFPGDKIRTIIRQAVPGVKHAFIDREKAKSKRGKIGVEHASLEDIREALTYVSTPFSEGEESIRKEVLIDLGLIIGPDARRQREILGRRLHIGHSNGKQLLKKLNAFGFTEKDVRQALGKEESN; encoded by the coding sequence GTGAAAATTAATGAGTTTATTGTAGTGGAAGGGCGTGATGACACCGAACGCGTGAAGCGAGCAGTCTCTTGTGAAACGATTGAAACGAATGGAAGTGCCATTGACGAATCCATTATTGAAGTGATACGTCAAGCACAAGAGACAAGAGGGGTTATCGTATTAACGGATCCTGATTTCCCGGGTGATAAGATTCGCACGATTATTAGACAAGCTGTTCCAGGAGTGAAACACGCATTTATTGACCGTGAAAAGGCCAAAAGTAAACGTGGCAAAATTGGGGTGGAACATGCAAGTTTAGAGGATATACGTGAGGCGTTGACGTATGTATCAACGCCTTTTTCTGAAGGAGAAGAGTCCATTCGTAAGGAAGTATTAATTGATTTAGGGCTTATAATAGGTCCAGATGCTAGACGACAACGCGAAATATTAGGGCGACGTTTACATATCGGCCATTCAAATGGAAAACAATTATTAAAGAAACTCAATGCTTTTGGCTTTACTGAAAAGGATGTACGCCAAGCATTAGGAAAAGAGGAATCAAATTAA
- a CDS encoding TatD family hydrolase, translating into MLIDTHVHLNADQYDEDLQEVIDRALEAGVDRMFVVGFDTKTIQRAMQLVETYDFLYAIVGWHPVDAIDCTEKDLEWIETLASHPKVIGIGEMGLDYHWDKSPKDVQKALFRKQIALAKRVKLPIVIHNREATQDCVDILLEEHAEEVGGIMHSFSGSPEIADVLIHKLNFHISLGGPVTFKNAKQPKEVAKHVPLDRLLVETDAPFLSPHPYRGKRNEPSRVTLVAEQIAELKGISYEEVAKQTTLNAERLFNLK; encoded by the coding sequence ATGTTAATTGATACGCATGTGCATTTGAATGCAGATCAGTATGATGAGGATTTACAAGAGGTGATTGATCGTGCATTAGAAGCAGGTGTTGATCGTATGTTTGTAGTCGGTTTTGATACGAAAACGATTCAACGAGCAATGCAACTTGTTGAAACATATGACTTTTTATACGCGATAGTCGGTTGGCATCCTGTTGATGCGATTGATTGCACGGAAAAAGATCTAGAGTGGATTGAAACGTTAGCTTCACACCCTAAAGTGATTGGTATTGGTGAAATGGGATTGGATTATCATTGGGATAAATCGCCAAAAGATGTGCAAAAAGCGCTTTTCAGAAAGCAAATTGCATTAGCTAAACGTGTCAAATTACCGATTGTCATTCACAACCGAGAAGCAACTCAAGATTGTGTGGATATTTTATTAGAAGAGCATGCTGAAGAAGTGGGCGGTATTATGCATAGTTTCAGCGGATCTCCTGAAATTGCAGATGTTTTAATTCATAAATTAAATTTTCATATCTCATTAGGTGGACCAGTCACATTTAAAAATGCTAAGCAACCGAAAGAAGTCGCTAAACATGTACCGCTAGATCGCTTACTTGTTGAAACAGATGCGCCATTTTTATCACCGCATCCTTATCGTGGTAAACGTAATGAGCCGTCACGCGTCACACTTGTAGCTGAACAAATAGCCGAACTTAAAGGGATTTCTTATGAAGAAGTTGCTAAACAAACGACTTTAAATGCCGAGCGGTTATTCAACTTAAAATAG
- the metG gene encoding methionine--tRNA ligase, whose protein sequence is MVKETFYITTPIYYPSGHLHIGHAYSTVAGDVIARYKRLQGYDVRYLTGTDEHGQKIQEKAQKAGKSELEYLDEMIESIKSLWKKLDISNDDFIRTTESRHKVVVEKIFEKLLKQGDIYLGEYEGWYSVPDETFYTETQLVEPVYENGKIVGGKSPDSGHEVELVKEESYFFKLSKYTDRLLAFYDAHPEFIQPPSRKNEMINNFIKPGLSDLAVSRTSFNWGVQVPSNPKHVVYVWLDALVNYISALGYLTDEDALFQKYWPADIHLMAKEIVRFHSIIWPIILMALDLPLPKKVFAHGWILMKDGKMSKSKGNVMDPNVLIERYGLDATRYYLMRELPFGSDGVFTPEAFVDRTNYDLANDLGNLVNRTISMINKYFDGQLPAYEGPKHELDQEMEQLALDTVAAYHENMDSLQFSVALSTVWKLISRTNKYIDETTPWMLAKDESQKDMLGNVMAHLVENIRFAAVLLRPFLTHAPYQIFEQLNIQSEALHGFESLEQYGQLSTPITVTAKPTPIFPRLDVEVEVEYIKKSMQVPKVEEEVPSKAAIDIKDFDKVEIKAATIIDAEKVEKSSKLLKIVVDLGYEQRQIISGIAKFYQPEDIIGKKVAVVTNLKPAKLMGEKSEGMILSAEKDKVLTLVSLPSAIPNGAVIK, encoded by the coding sequence ATGGTGAAAGAAACATTTTACATTACGACACCTATATATTATCCAAGTGGTCACTTACACATTGGACATGCGTACTCAACCGTAGCAGGAGATGTCATTGCACGTTACAAACGCCTTCAAGGGTATGACGTACGTTATTTAACTGGAACGGATGAACACGGTCAGAAAATACAAGAGAAAGCACAAAAAGCTGGGAAATCAGAACTTGAATATTTAGATGAAATGATTGAGAGTATTAAATCTTTATGGAAAAAGCTAGATATTTCGAACGATGATTTTATTCGTACAACTGAAAGCAGACATAAAGTCGTAGTCGAAAAAATCTTCGAGAAACTTTTAAAGCAAGGTGATATTTATCTAGGGGAGTACGAAGGTTGGTACTCTGTGCCAGATGAAACGTTCTACACTGAAACTCAGTTAGTGGAGCCTGTGTACGAAAATGGCAAAATTGTCGGCGGTAAAAGTCCGGATTCGGGACATGAAGTTGAGCTTGTCAAAGAAGAAAGCTATTTCTTTAAGTTATCTAAATATACGGATCGCTTGTTAGCTTTTTATGATGCACATCCAGAGTTTATACAACCTCCTTCACGTAAAAATGAAATGATTAACAACTTTATTAAACCTGGATTATCTGATTTAGCGGTTTCACGTACGTCATTTAACTGGGGTGTACAAGTACCATCTAATCCGAAGCATGTCGTATATGTATGGTTAGATGCGCTTGTCAATTATATTTCTGCGTTAGGTTACTTAACAGATGAAGATGCACTATTCCAAAAGTATTGGCCAGCAGATATTCATTTAATGGCAAAAGAAATTGTGCGTTTCCACTCAATTATTTGGCCGATTATTTTAATGGCATTAGACTTACCATTACCTAAAAAAGTATTTGCACATGGTTGGATATTGATGAAAGACGGCAAAATGAGTAAGTCTAAAGGCAATGTGATGGACCCTAATGTGCTCATTGAACGCTATGGTCTAGATGCGACGCGTTACTATTTAATGCGCGAATTGCCATTTGGATCGGATGGCGTCTTTACGCCTGAAGCCTTTGTAGATCGTACGAATTATGATTTAGCGAATGACCTAGGGAATTTAGTTAATCGTACAATTTCAATGATTAACAAGTACTTTGATGGTCAATTACCGGCGTATGAAGGACCCAAACATGAACTTGACCAGGAGATGGAGCAACTTGCACTCGATACAGTTGCTGCATACCATGAAAATATGGATAGTTTACAATTTTCGGTTGCACTTTCAACAGTTTGGAAGTTAATTTCGCGTACTAATAAATATATCGATGAAACAACACCATGGATGCTTGCAAAAGATGAAAGTCAAAAGGATATGTTAGGCAATGTGATGGCACATTTAGTTGAAAATATACGTTTTGCAGCTGTATTGTTGCGCCCATTCTTAACACATGCCCCGTACCAAATTTTTGAGCAATTGAATATTCAAAGTGAGGCGTTACATGGATTTGAAAGTCTTGAACAATATGGTCAACTTTCAACTCCAATTACAGTTACGGCTAAGCCAACGCCAATCTTCCCGCGTTTAGATGTAGAGGTGGAAGTAGAATATATTAAAAAATCAATGCAAGTACCAAAAGTAGAAGAAGAAGTCCCTTCTAAAGCAGCGATTGATATTAAAGATTTTGATAAAGTAGAAATCAAAGCCGCAACCATTATTGACGCTGAAAAAGTTGAAAAATCAAGCAAGCTACTTAAAATAGTTGTAGATTTAGGATATGAACAACGACAAATTATTTCTGGTATTGCAAAGTTCTATCAGCCAGAAGACATCATTGGTAAAAAAGTAGCCGTTGTGACGAACTTGAAGCCTGCAAAATTAATGGGTGAAAAATCAGAGGGTATGATTCTATCTGCTGAAAAAGATAAAGTTTTGACACTTGTGAGTCTACCAAGTGCAATTCCGAATGGCGCGGTTATTAAATAA